One Mobula birostris isolate sMobBir1 chromosome 4, sMobBir1.hap1, whole genome shotgun sequence DNA window includes the following coding sequences:
- the LOC140195987 gene encoding uncharacterized protein — protein sequence MPFTCSDCGKGFSWSSELKIHQRVHTGEKPFTCSDCGRGFTQLCNLHAHHLVHTGERPFTCSDCGKGFTRSYQLKVHHRVHTGERPFTCSYCGKGFTQLSHQLAHQRVHTGEMPFICSDCGKGFPDSYQLKVHQRVHTGERPFICSDCGKGFPRSFQLNVHQRVHTGERPFNCPDCGKGFTQLCSLRAHQLVHTEEWPFTCSDCGKGFRDSYQLKVHQRVHTREKPFTCSDCGKGFTGSSQLKVHQRVHTGERPFSCSDCGKSFSQSSQLKVHQQVHTRERPFTCSECGKGFTRSSNLVKHYRIHTGGKV from the coding sequence atgccgttcacctgctcagactgtgggaagggattctcttggtcatctgaactgaagatacatcagcgagttcacactggggagaagccgttcacctgctcagactgtgggaggggattcactcagttatgcAACCTACATGCACACCATTTAGTTCACACTGGTGaaaggccattcacttgctcagactgtgggaagggatttactcgcTCATATCAACTAAAGGTACAtcatcgagttcacactggggagagaccattcacctgctcatactgtgggaagggattcactcagttatcccaccAACTGGCacaccagagagttcacactggggagatgccattcatctgctcagactgtgggaagggatttcctGACTCatatcaactgaaggtacatcagcgagttcacacaggggagaggccattcatctgctcagattgtggaaAGGGATTTCCTCGGTCTTTTCAATTGAatgtacatcagcgagttcacacaggggagaggccgttcaactgcccagactgtgggaagggattcactcagttatgcAGCCTACGTGCACACCAATTAGTTCATACTgaggagtggccgttcacctgctcagactgtgggaagggatttcgTGACTCATATCAACTGAAGGtccatcagcgagttcacactagggagaaaccattcacctgctcagactgtgggaagggattcactgggtcatctcaactgaaggtccatcagcgagttcacactggggagaggccgttcagctgctcagactgtgggaagagcttctctcagtcatctcaactgaaggtacatcagcaagttcacactagggagaggccattcacctgctctgaatgtgggaagggattcactcggtcatcgaaCCTTGTGAAACACtaccgaattcacactgggggaaAAGTctaa